In Dermochelys coriacea isolate rDerCor1 chromosome 10, rDerCor1.pri.v4, whole genome shotgun sequence, one DNA window encodes the following:
- the CYTH3 gene encoding cytohesin-3 isoform X3 gives MTEIDNLTSVEESKTTQRNKQIAMGRKKFNMDPKKGIQFLIENDLLQNTPEDIAQFLYKGEGLNKTVIGDYLGERDEFNIKVLQAFVELHEFADLNLVQALRQFLWSFRLPGEAQKIDRMMEAFASRYCLCNPGVFQSTDTCYVLSFAIIMLNTSLHNHNVRDKPTVERFISMNRGINEGGDLPEELLRNLYESIKNEPFKIPEDDGNDLTHTFFNPDREGWLLKLGGRVKTWKRRWFILTDNCLYYFEYTTDKEPRGIIPLENLSIREVEDPRKPNCFELYNPSHKGQVIKACKTEADGRVVEGNHVVYRISAPTPEEKEEWIKSIKASISRDPFYDMLATRKRRIANKK, from the exons GGGATCCAGTTTCTTATAGAAAATGACCTGCTGCAGAACACTCCAGAAGACATTGCACAGTTCCTCTATAAAGGGGAAGGATTAAATAAAACTGTAATTGGAGATTACCTTGGTGAGAG agatGAATTTAATATTAAAGTTCTTCAGGCTTTTGTTGAACTCCATGAGTTTGCTGATCTCAATCTTGTACAAGCCTTAAG GCAATTCCTGTGGAGTTTCAGACTTCCAGGAGAGGCTCAGAAAATTGATCGTATGATGGAAGCTTTTGCTTCACGCTATTGCCTTTGTAACCCTGGAGTCTTTCAGTCTACAG ATACATGCTATGTGCTATCATTTGCAATCATTATGTTAAATACTAGTCTACACAACCATAATGTAAGAGATAAACCAACAGTGGAGCGGTTTATATCTATGAATCGTGGCATTAATGAAGGTGGGGACCTTCCAGAAGAACTGCTACGG aattTGTATGAAAGTATTAAAAATGAGCCATTTAAAATTCCAGAAGATGACGGGAATGATCTAACGCATACATTTTTTAATCCAGACAGAGAAGGTTGGCTACTGAAATTAG GGGGAAGAGTAAAAACATGGAAGCGGAGATGGTTTATTCTGACAGATAATTGCCTGTATTATTTTGAATACACAACA GACAAAGAACCTAGAGGAATTATTCCTTTAGAAAATCTTAGTATAAGAGAAGTTGAAGATCCAAGAAAACCA AACTGCTTTGAGCTCTATAACCCCAGCCATAAAGGTCAAGTAATTAAAGCCTGTAAAACTGAAGCTGATGGTAGAGTGGTAGAAGGCAACCATGTTGTGTACAGGatatctgcccccacccccgaagAGAAGGAAGAGTGGATCAAATCTATTAA AGCAAGTATCAGCAGGGATCCCTTTTATGATATGCTGGCAACAAGAAAGAGAAGAATTGCTAATAAAAAATAG